A single region of the Vicia villosa cultivar HV-30 ecotype Madison, WI linkage group LG4, Vvil1.0, whole genome shotgun sequence genome encodes:
- the LOC131594654 gene encoding myrcene synthase, chloroplastic-like isoform X2 produces MALPTQLSFNKMFLHENRSRSLALVSWNSNISCPTKCSATNEVSNNHNQNIPRPSSMFQFQPSIWTDDYIQSLNSEYKGEIYAKKFRVLREKVKMMFNKMESEVYQLEFIDVLQRLGVDYHFNYEIRNMLDNIYNTQTSNLKNNLYATALKFRLLRQHGYDISTDVFVCFQDEIYNLKKDEAIVVEGMLSMYEASFHSFEDETILDEARDFTTKFLKEDLNKHGDDDVMSIQISHALEFPLHWRISRSEARWFINIYERQHNKSCVLLHFAKLDFNIVQSIYQEELKYSSRWDLNAMEPLPHHMKICFHALYNFVNEISFETLKRSGNNITSYLKKGWTDLCKSFLIEAKWYHNGYTPSFEEYLENAMINIGVPNVLIHTYFFISNTLKMEDLASLEENSNLIRYPAILLRLANDLGTNKREKEMGDYPKSIQCYMKETGSSEEEAFEYVKSTMYSTWRKLNKESHISSFSTSFIEIAMNIGRMALFMYQHGDGHSIQDSKIQNGIMSLIFQAIPIIYTTHHK; encoded by the exons ATGGCTTTGCCTACCCAACTATCCTTTAACAAAATGTTTCTTCATGAAAATAGGTCTAGGTCTTTAGCTCTAGTATCATGGAACTCTAATATCTCTTGTCCAACTAAATGCAGCGCAACAAATGAAGTTTCAAATAATcataatcaaaatattcctcgtCCATCTTCAATGTTCCAATTCCAACCTTCAATTTGGACCGATGATTATATTCAATCATTAAATAGTGAATATAAG GGCGAAATATATGCAAAGAAATTCAGAGTATTAAGGGAAAAAGTGAAGATGATGTTTAACAAAATGGAAAGTGAGGTTTATCAACTTGAGTTTATTGATGTATTGCAAAGGCTTGGAGTTGATTATCATTTCAACTATGAAATAAGGAACATGTTGGATAATATTTACAACACACAAACATCcaacttgaagaataatttataTGCCACAGCACTCAAGTTTAGACTCTTAAGGCAGCATGGTTATGACATATCTACAG atgtttttgtttgttttcaagatgaaatatataatttgaaaaaagACGAAGCAATTGTTGTTGAGGGAATGTTGTCAATGTATGAAGCTTCATTTCATTCATTTGAAGATGAAACTATATTGGATGAAGCAAGAGATTTCACAACAAAGTTTCTCAAAGAGGATTTGAACAAACATGGAGATGATGATGTTATGTCAATTCAAATAAGCCATGCTTTAGAGTTTCCACTACATTGGAGAATTTCTCGATCGGAGGCACGTTGGTTCATTAATATTTATGAAAGACAACATAATAAGAGTTGTGTGTTACTTCATTTTGCTAAATTAGATTTCAACATTGTTCAAAGTATCTACCAAGAAGAGCTTAAATACTCGTCCAG ATGGGATCTAAATGCCATGGAACCTCTTCCACACCACATGAAAATATGCTTCCATGCACTTTATAACTTTGTGAATGAAATTTCATTTGAAACCTTGAAAAGGAGTGGGAACAATATCACATCTTATTTGAAGAAAGGA TGGACAGATCTTTGTAAATCATTTTTGATTGAAGCAAAATGGTATCATAATGGATATACTCCGAGCTTTGAAGAATActtagagaatgcaatgataAATATAGGTGTACCAAATGTACTTATACATacatacttttttatttcaaatacatTAAAAATGGAAGATTTGGCTAGTTTAGAAGAAAACTCCAACCTCATTCGATATCCAGCAATACTTTTACGTCTCGCTAATGACCTCGGAACAAATAAA CGTGAAAAGGAAATGGGTGATTATCCAAAATCAATTCAATGCTACATGAAGGAAACAGGAAGTTCTGAAGAAGAGGCTTTTGAGTATGTCAAGTCCACCATGTATTCTACCTGGAGAAAGTTGAATAAAGAATCTCATATATCTTCATTCTCTACTAGTTTCATAGAAATTGCGATGAACATTGGTAGAATGGCCTTGTTTATGTACCAACATGGAGACGGTCATAGCATTCAAGATTCTAAAATTCAAAATGGCATAATGTCATTAATATTTCAGGCAATTCCTATTATATATACTACACATcataaatga
- the LOC131594654 gene encoding terpene synthase 10-like isoform X1: MALPTQLSFNKMFLHENRSRSLALVSWNSNISCPTKCSATNEVSNNHNQNIPRPSSMFQFQPSIWTDDYIQSLNSEYKGEIYAKKFRVLREKVKMMFNKMESEVYQLEFIDVLQRLGVDYHFNYEIRNMLDNIYNTQTSNLKNNLYATALKFRLLRQHGYDISTDVFVCFQDEIYNLKKDEAIVVEGMLSMYEASFHSFEDETILDEARDFTTKFLKEDLNKHGDDDVMSIQISHALEFPLHWRISRSEARWFINIYERQHNKSCVLLHFAKLDFNIVQSIYQEELKYSSRWWEKIEFGEKLSFARNRLVENYVWTVGTNSKPDFEYYRKEITKVGCFITTIDDIYEMGGTLEELELFTKAIDRWDLNAMEPLPHHMKICFHALYNFVNEISFETLKRSGNNITSYLKKGWTDLCKSFLIEAKWYHNGYTPSFEEYLENAMINIGVPNVLIHTYFFISNTLKMEDLASLEENSNLIRYPAILLRLANDLGTNKREKEMGDYPKSIQCYMKETGSSEEEAFEYVKSTMYSTWRKLNKESHISSFSTSFIEIAMNIGRMALFMYQHGDGHSIQDSKIQNGIMSLIFQAIPIIYTTHHK; the protein is encoded by the exons ATGGCTTTGCCTACCCAACTATCCTTTAACAAAATGTTTCTTCATGAAAATAGGTCTAGGTCTTTAGCTCTAGTATCATGGAACTCTAATATCTCTTGTCCAACTAAATGCAGCGCAACAAATGAAGTTTCAAATAATcataatcaaaatattcctcgtCCATCTTCAATGTTCCAATTCCAACCTTCAATTTGGACCGATGATTATATTCAATCATTAAATAGTGAATATAAG GGCGAAATATATGCAAAGAAATTCAGAGTATTAAGGGAAAAAGTGAAGATGATGTTTAACAAAATGGAAAGTGAGGTTTATCAACTTGAGTTTATTGATGTATTGCAAAGGCTTGGAGTTGATTATCATTTCAACTATGAAATAAGGAACATGTTGGATAATATTTACAACACACAAACATCcaacttgaagaataatttataTGCCACAGCACTCAAGTTTAGACTCTTAAGGCAGCATGGTTATGACATATCTACAG atgtttttgtttgttttcaagatgaaatatataatttgaaaaaagACGAAGCAATTGTTGTTGAGGGAATGTTGTCAATGTATGAAGCTTCATTTCATTCATTTGAAGATGAAACTATATTGGATGAAGCAAGAGATTTCACAACAAAGTTTCTCAAAGAGGATTTGAACAAACATGGAGATGATGATGTTATGTCAATTCAAATAAGCCATGCTTTAGAGTTTCCACTACATTGGAGAATTTCTCGATCGGAGGCACGTTGGTTCATTAATATTTATGAAAGACAACATAATAAGAGTTGTGTGTTACTTCATTTTGCTAAATTAGATTTCAACATTGTTCAAAGTATCTACCAAGAAGAGCTTAAATACTCGTCCAG ATGGTGGGAAAAAATCGAATTTGGAGAAAAGTTGAGCTTTGCTAGGAATAGATTGGTTGAAAATTATGTTTGGACAGTGGGAACAAATTCCAAGCCGGATTTTGAATATTACCGAAAAGAAATAACAAAAGTAGGTTGTTTTATTACCACAATTGATGATATTTATGAAATGGGTGGTACCTTAGAAGAACTAGAGCTCTTCACAAAAGCAATTGATAG ATGGGATCTAAATGCCATGGAACCTCTTCCACACCACATGAAAATATGCTTCCATGCACTTTATAACTTTGTGAATGAAATTTCATTTGAAACCTTGAAAAGGAGTGGGAACAATATCACATCTTATTTGAAGAAAGGA TGGACAGATCTTTGTAAATCATTTTTGATTGAAGCAAAATGGTATCATAATGGATATACTCCGAGCTTTGAAGAATActtagagaatgcaatgataAATATAGGTGTACCAAATGTACTTATACATacatacttttttatttcaaatacatTAAAAATGGAAGATTTGGCTAGTTTAGAAGAAAACTCCAACCTCATTCGATATCCAGCAATACTTTTACGTCTCGCTAATGACCTCGGAACAAATAAA CGTGAAAAGGAAATGGGTGATTATCCAAAATCAATTCAATGCTACATGAAGGAAACAGGAAGTTCTGAAGAAGAGGCTTTTGAGTATGTCAAGTCCACCATGTATTCTACCTGGAGAAAGTTGAATAAAGAATCTCATATATCTTCATTCTCTACTAGTTTCATAGAAATTGCGATGAACATTGGTAGAATGGCCTTGTTTATGTACCAACATGGAGACGGTCATAGCATTCAAGATTCTAAAATTCAAAATGGCATAATGTCATTAATATTTCAGGCAATTCCTATTATATATACTACACATcataaatga